The proteins below come from a single Macrobrachium rosenbergii isolate ZJJX-2024 chromosome 50, ASM4041242v1, whole genome shotgun sequence genomic window:
- the LOC136832597 gene encoding uncharacterized protein isoform X1: protein MTDTYTGYTTLLQYSEHARHRLVVDSAVWDTRTQVVEKKVRIVTNLRYKSNKMPCWEPKACCCCASLKTGTLVLGMITLIVFGIDLLSVIVAAAFKYNEIKSACDEFASKSVPDGEDTDVEYLDAEHLCTIIIVAVFVTWGVISLAITLFSILLLVGVKKNMPALMIPYMVGQVIAILLLGTVSFAPFVIGIINGVILGIILGLVLFTVIVGLQVYLLLIIRAYYKELRQRIQDRNRNPDSAEVMLNKI from the exons ATGACCGACACCTACACTGGCTACACAACACTGCTCCAGTACTCGGAACACGCACGCCACCGGCTTGTTGTAGACAGCGCAGTCTGGGATACAAGAACACAAGTTGTTGAGAAGAAAGTTCGTATAGTGACTAACCTTCGCTACAAATCA aacaAGATGCCATGTTGGGAACCAAAAGCTTGCTGTTGCTGCGCCTCCCTCAAGACTGGGACACTGGTTCTTGGAATGATCACGCTG ATTGTGTTTGGCATAGACTTGTTATCAGTAATAGTGGCTGCTGCCTTCaagtacaatgaaataaaatcagcATGTGATGAATTTGCTTCAAAGTCTGTTCCCGATGGCGAGGATACAGATGTTGAGTACTTAGATGCTGAGCACTTATGTACAATCATAA ttgtgGCCGTCTTCGTCACATGGGGTGTCATCAGTCTAGCCATCACCTTATTCAGTATTCTCCTTTTGGTAGGCGTTAAGAAG AACATGCCTGCTTTAATGATACCTTACATGGTAGGACAAGTAATTGCAATATTACTCCTTGGAACGGTCTCTTTCGCTCCCTTTGTAATAGGCATAATAAATGGAGTAATTCTTGGTATCATTCTCGGGCTTGTGCTCTTCACTGTAATCGTTGGTCTTCAAGTGTACCTTCTACTGATTATTCGCGCATACTACAAGGAG CTGAGGCAGCGCATACAGGACAGGAACAGGAATCCAGATAGTGCAGAAGTGATGCTTAACAAAATTTAA
- the LOC136832597 gene encoding uncharacterized protein isoform X2 yields MPCWEPKACCCCASLKTGTLVLGMITLIVFGIDLLSVIVAAAFKYNEIKSACDEFASKSVPDGEDTDVEYLDAEHLCTIIIVAVFVTWGVISLAITLFSILLLVGVKKNMPALMIPYMVGQVIAILLLGTVSFAPFVIGIINGVILGIILGLVLFTVIVGLQVYLLLIIRAYYKELRQRIQDRNRNPDSAEVMLNKI; encoded by the exons ATGCCATGTTGGGAACCAAAAGCTTGCTGTTGCTGCGCCTCCCTCAAGACTGGGACACTGGTTCTTGGAATGATCACGCTG ATTGTGTTTGGCATAGACTTGTTATCAGTAATAGTGGCTGCTGCCTTCaagtacaatgaaataaaatcagcATGTGATGAATTTGCTTCAAAGTCTGTTCCCGATGGCGAGGATACAGATGTTGAGTACTTAGATGCTGAGCACTTATGTACAATCATAA ttgtgGCCGTCTTCGTCACATGGGGTGTCATCAGTCTAGCCATCACCTTATTCAGTATTCTCCTTTTGGTAGGCGTTAAGAAG AACATGCCTGCTTTAATGATACCTTACATGGTAGGACAAGTAATTGCAATATTACTCCTTGGAACGGTCTCTTTCGCTCCCTTTGTAATAGGCATAATAAATGGAGTAATTCTTGGTATCATTCTCGGGCTTGTGCTCTTCACTGTAATCGTTGGTCTTCAAGTGTACCTTCTACTGATTATTCGCGCATACTACAAGGAG CTGAGGCAGCGCATACAGGACAGGAACAGGAATCCAGATAGTGCAGAAGTGATGCTTAACAAAATTTAA